One genomic segment of Drosophila kikkawai strain 14028-0561.14 unplaced genomic scaffold, DkikHiC1v2 scaffold_253, whole genome shotgun sequence includes these proteins:
- the LOC138929499 gene encoding uncharacterized protein, whose amino-acid sequence MMANTRGPRQHSRRLISTVVTSTLLYAAPIWSEAMLVASYSRQCRTVYRRCALRISSCFCTVSEEAALVVAGSIPIDLLAAERRTGNSGSRTQRSTTVARWQARWDNASTGRWTHRLIPDLDQWIHRRHGFKHEADPSCDYCGGASVADAEHAFFECPLFRAEREAAEATTNRRLTPETIIGCMLETPSNWDAVTDMAATVMRELRRREQTRRIEGLR is encoded by the exons atgatggccaacacgcGCGGTCCTAGGCAGCACAGTAGACGGCTGATATCAACAGTCGTGACGTCAACCCTACTCTACGCCGCACCGATATGGTCGGAGGCCATGCTGGTTGCGAGCTACAGCCGCCAATGCAGGACGGTGTATCGACGCTGCGCGCTGCGCAtctccagctgcttctgcacggtcTCTGAAGAAGCTGCGCTGGTGGTAGCCGGATCGATCCCTATCGACCTGCTGGCAGCGGAACGCAGGACCGGTAACTCGGGCAGCAGAACCCAGAGGAGCACCACTGTCGCAAGGTGGCAGGCGAGGTGGGATAACGCGAGCACTGGACGCTGGACACATCGGCTCATCCCCGATCTGGATCAGTGGATACACAGACGTCACGG ATTCAAGCACGAGGCCGACCCATCCTGCGACTATTGCGGCGGTGCATCCGTTGCGGATGCAGAACACGCCTTCTTCGAGTGTCCGCTTTTCCGCGCGGAAAGAGAGGCAGCAGAGGCAACAACCAACCGTCGCCTTACACCCGAGACCATAATTGGGTGTATGCTGGAGACCCCATCCAACTGGGATGCGGTTACGGACATGGCAGCAACCGTCATGAGGGAGCTAaggcgccgggagcagacccgACGCATTGAGGGCCTTAGATGA